The following nucleotide sequence is from Gymnodinialimonas phycosphaerae.
TGCCCTCGATCTCGTCGACGACCTTTTCCAGCATCTCGCGGCCCAGGTTCTGGTGCGCCATCTCACGTCCCCGGAACCGCAGGGTCACTTTGACCTTGTCGCCGTTCTCCAGGAACTTCTTGGCATCTGTCACCTTCCGCTCGAAATCGTGGTTGTCCGTTCCCGGACGCATCTTGATCTCTTTGATTTCAATGGTCTTTTGCTTTTTTCGAGCCTCGGCCTCTCGCTTCTGAGTCTCGTATTTGAACTTGCCGAAGTCCATGATCTTACACACGGGCGGATCGGCGTTCGGAGAAATTTCAACAAGATCCAGGTCGGCCTCGGCGGCCAGATCCATGGCGCGCTCGGGCGTCACGACGCCGAGGTTTTCACCTTCCGCGCCAATCAGGCGAACACTGTCAGAGCGAATTCGGTCATTTACGCGGGGGCCGGTATCACGTTGCGGCGGCGCGTTATGGGGTCTGCGGGCTATGGCGTTTGTCCTTTTGTAGCCTTCAAGTCGATGTTGAAAGATATCCTTCACGGGCCTGTTCTTCAAGGCGGATATCGGCCCAAACGGGGTTTATGGGGAATGAATTGCGAACTGTGCCATTGCGCGGGGCGGACGTGCGCGGTATGCGCCAAGCGTTAATTTTGAATGACCCAGTGGGGAACTGACATGAGTCGTGCTTTTATTATTATCGTGATTCTCGCAGCCCTTGGCGTGGGCGGCTACTTCCTGACGCGGGGCGATGTGCCCTCCGTAGAGGAGGCCGTCGAGGCCATTGGCGACGCAGCCGGTGACGTAGCGGATTCTGCGGGCGACGTCGTGGAAGGCGCTGCCGAGGCCGTTGAAGGCGCCGTTGAAGAGGTGACCGGTGCTGCAGATGAGGCCGCTGATGAGGCTGCCGCAGCCGCTGCTGCCGCTGAAGCAGAGGCCGCAGAAGCCGCCGCCGCCGTTGAAGCAGAAGCTGCCGCCGCTGCTGAAGCCGCAGAGGCCGCCGCTGCTGAAGCTGCCGCCGCTGTTGAGGCCGAGGCTGCCGCAGCCGCTGCCGCCGCAGAAGAAGCCGCCGCTGCTGCCGAAGCGGAAGCTGCCGCTGCCGCTGCTGCCGCCGAAGAAGCGACGGAAGCCGCTGCTGAGGCCGTGGATGACGCAGTGCAAGCCGCTGAGGGTGCTGATGAGGCCGCCGAAGCTGCCGCCGCCGCAGAAGCCGCTGCCGAGGCTCCCAACCTGGCCGACGTCTTTTCGGCCGACGGCTTCGACATGGACGCCGCCTTGGCTGCCGTCGAGAACGCCGACATCTCTGCACCGGTGCGCCTGGCTGTAACGACCGCCCTTGAGGGCGCCCGTGACAACCCCGAGCTTCTGGGCTCCGCCCTTGAAGCGGCCCGCGCGGCGCTTGGCCTCGAATAAGCCAAACGCCCATCGATGAGACAAAAGAACCCCCGCTGATCCAGCGGGGGTTTTTCTATGTCTGACAGACACCTGTGAGGTGATGTTAAAGTGATGCTTTAATCCAGAAACGCCTTTTCGACCACGTAGTGTGCGGGTTTGGAATTCGCGCCTTCTTCCAGTCCGTACTCTTCAAACATGTCCTTCAGTTCCAAGTTGAAGGCGAGGTTGCCACAGATCATGGCGCGGTCGCTTTCAGGGTTCAGCGGCGGCACGCCAAGGTCCGCAAAAACCTCTCCGCTGCGCATCAGATCGGTGATGCGGCCCATCTTGGGGCTCTGCT
It contains:
- the infC gene encoding translation initiation factor IF-3, which codes for MKDIFQHRLEGYKRTNAIARRPHNAPPQRDTGPRVNDRIRSDSVRLIGAEGENLGVVTPERAMDLAAEADLDLVEISPNADPPVCKIMDFGKFKYETQKREAEARKKQKTIEIKEIKMRPGTDNHDFERKVTDAKKFLENGDKVKVTLRFRGREMAHQNLGREMLEKVVDEIEGIGKIESMPRMEGRQMVMMINPVTK